The Anomaloglossus baeobatrachus isolate aAnoBae1 chromosome 10, aAnoBae1.hap1, whole genome shotgun sequence genome has a segment encoding these proteins:
- the LOC142254895 gene encoding protein spinster homolog 1-like yields the protein MAFLENSTKNTPLPSDDVEKGADPQEQDLPPRTGISHTCAIIILVILFYINLVTYMATSIGAAILPYLQVSLKIDESRIGLINIVFTGSYVLFTLVYGFLGDCCSRKCIMCVGMAIWSVTEFCSSFTPDENFTQFLIIKGLTGAAVASYSTLAPSIIADLFVGDKRSRMLYIYNLAVPIGSGLGYIIGSTVTSALGGNWHWTVRICPALGILGVLLMIFLVKEPSRGAAEGNNSKSFSLKTWLSDVKLISKNRSFMFSTLGTTALNFTAGAIDICIPELLLRARKILQETAPCQTDVCDYHDSMIFGIVTVVAGIIGIVAGVEIAKRVKKYNPRADPLVCGFSLLGSAIFLFLAFYLANISLVATYVLIFIGEILLMMNFSISSDICLCVVSPARRTTAQAMFMILSNLLGDAISPLIIGGISNLTKRQNPDSARLSFHSLQYALLACPFVVTLGGGCFLLASFYIEKDCEKAEMEDEDCVLEEVIVTSP from the exons ATGGCCTTTCTCGAGAATTCCACCAAAAATACACCACTTCCATCTGATGATGTCGAAAAAGGAGCGGATCCACAAGAGCAGGACCTGCCCCCGCGGACTGGAATTTCACACACCTGTGCCATTATTATTCTAGTGATTCTATTCTACATAAATTTAGTCACCTACATGGCTACTTCCATTGGCGCAG CGATTCTTCCATATCTACAAGTCTCCTTAAAGATTGACGAGAGCAGAATCGGCTTGATCAACATAG TATTCACGGGCAGCTACGTGCTGTTTACTCTGGTCTATGGATTTCTGGGTGACTGCTGCAGCAGGAAATGTATCATGTGTGTAGGGATGGCCATCTGGTCCGTCACAGAGTTCTGCAGTTCCTTCACTCCCGATGAG AATTTTACACAATTTCTAATAATTAAAGGACTGACAGGAGCTGCAGTGGCAAGCTATTCAACACTTGCCCCCTCAATCATTGCCGACCTCTTTGTGGGAGACAAGCGCAGCCGCATGCTGTACATTTATAACTTGGCGGTACCTATTGGCAG tGGCCTTGGATACATCATTGGATCTACAGTGACAAGTGCACTCGGTGGTAACTGGCATTGGACCGTACGG ATCTGCCCTGCTCTGGGCATTTTAGGAGTCCTGCTAATGATCTTCTTAGTAAAGGAACCTTCCAGAGGAGCTGCAGAGGGAAATAACAGCAAATCCTTCAGCCTCAAAACATGGTTATCAGATGTGAAACTGATATCAAAGAA CCGAAGTTTTATGTTTTCCACTCTTGGAACAACCGCTCTAAATTTTACAGCCGGTGCCATCGACATCTGCATTCCTGAGTTGCTGCTGCGGGCCCGGAAAATCTTACAAGAGACCGCGCCGTGTCAGACCGACGTCTGCGACTACCATGACAG TATGATTTTCGGCATTGTTACAGTCGTCGCTGGCATCATTGGCATTGTAGCAGGGGTGGAGATAGCCAAAAGAGTCAAGAAATACAACCCTCGGGCTGACCCGTTAGTTTGCGGCTTTAGCTTGCTGGGCTCTGCCATTTTCCTTTTCTTGGCTTTTTATTTGGCAAATATTAGCCTTGTGGCCACTTAT GTCTTGATATTCATCGGAGAAATATTACTTATGATGAACTTTTCCATTTCTTCTGATATTTGCCTG TGTGTGGTGTCTCCCGCAAGAAGAACAACAGCACAGGCCATGTTCATGATATTATCCAACCTGCTGGGGGACGCCATAAGCCCCCTTATCATCGGAGGG aTATCCAACCTCACCAAAAGACAAAATCCAGACTCGGCTCGTTTGAGCTTCCACAGTCTGCAGTACGCCCTATTGGCTTGTCCCTTTGTGGTGACTCTCGGAGGAGGATGCTTTCTACTAGCTTCCTTCTATATTGAAAAAGATTGTGAGAAGGCCGAGATGGAGGATGAAG ATTGTGTCCTCGAGGAGGTGATAGTTACATCTCCATAA